From Alloacidobacterium dinghuense:
CTCTCCTTCCCTTCGAGAATCCATATGGCAGTGACGTTCTCCCTGGGATGTTTACGGGGAGGTGGCCGCGAAGAGGCGCTTTGAACCGTGTCGAAGAAGATCATCAACCTCAGCGCATCGAGCGCGCCGATCCTTCAGTTGGGAGTCCGGGGACACAACGAATACCAAAGCCGGGTGCAGCTCCGTAAGGCACTTGGGGCAGGTGGTAGTAAAGGCTGCAAAATTCAAACGGAGTTGGAAGAAATGACTCAGACACACACACTCTCTCTCCTACCTTGCATATCTCATGGCGTTTTCTTTGTTGAGTTGCGTCAGTCCTTCCCGAGTCAAGTCCAGGCTATCTCGCCATTCGTAGAACGGCTCATTCACTTCATTGCAAAGGCTCGAAGCTTGGTGGGGAGTGAGATTGGCTACTTCGACCGGCTGGACATTGGAATAGCGCTGCATGAGGCGCTAGCGAATGCCATAGTTCATGGCAACCAAGAGGACCCTGACAGGCGCGTTTACATCGTGTGCCGTTGCACTACAGGTGGAGAGGTTTCGATCACGGTTCAAGACGAGGGACGTGGGTTTGACAGCAAAGTAGTACCGGATCCGACAACTCCAGAGAACCGGCTGGTGAAGCACGGGCGCGGGATCTACCTCATGAAAATGTTAATGGACGAGGTTCGTTTCGAGCGGGGCGGTGCACTTGTTTATATGCGCAAGAAGCCCAGGGCTGGGACAGCCGGAGAGAGGAAAGCAGGATGACACAGACAAGCAAGGAGCCCAATACTACAACTTCCATTTAAAAATTGCGGCTCAATAAGTTTTCGTTTAGGAGGAATATGGGAAACGAGAATGTGGAACTTCTTTCGTGCGTTTTCTGCCTTATCAAAGCAGTAATCTTACTATTCGTATTCTTTGCCGTCGCCCTTCTCTGCAAATGGCTCTTACGCTGTATCCCCTGGAAGAGCGTTAAACGGCGTCCGGTCAAACACGCGATGGTGCATTCTCTCGGCACCTTGCGGCCTCCTCGGAATTTCGATGAACTGCTGCTCGGCATTGCGCTGAAAAACCATCAGCAACTACCTCGATCAAGTTTCGCCGGTAGCTGTCGATCCAGTGTTTGCAGCGGAGAGAAAATGATCAACCCACGGGTAACCGACTGAGCTTGCCTTCGGTGGATGAAGTCGCCACCACGTGTGGCCATGAGGAGGCTGATGAGCAG
This genomic window contains:
- a CDS encoding ATP-binding protein; the protein is MSKKIINLSASSAPILQLGVRGHNEYQSRVQLRKALGAGGSKGCKIQTELEEMTQTHTLSLLPCISHGVFFVELRQSFPSQVQAISPFVERLIHFIAKARSLVGSEIGYFDRLDIGIALHEALANAIVHGNQEDPDRRVYIVCRCTTGGEVSITVQDEGRGFDSKVVPDPTTPENRLVKHGRGIYLMKMLMDEVRFERGGALVYMRKKPRAGTAGERKAG